One part of the Olleya sp. YS genome encodes these proteins:
- a CDS encoding CBS domain-containing protein, with protein sequence MGIKSFEGPRKGQQQVVHNQSLKVSDYMTRDLITFKASQSVEEVIDTLIKKKISGGPVVNDKNELIGIISEGDCIKQISESRYYNSPAQNNSVERHMVKNVETIDGNLNIFDAANKFLESKRRRFPIVEDGKLVGQISQKDILKATIDLKSQNWK encoded by the coding sequence ATGGGAATTAAAAGTTTTGAAGGTCCACGTAAAGGACAACAGCAGGTAGTACATAATCAATCGTTAAAGGTTAGTGATTATATGACTAGAGATTTAATAACTTTTAAAGCATCACAAAGTGTAGAAGAAGTTATTGACACCTTGATAAAAAAGAAAATTTCTGGTGGACCAGTAGTTAATGATAAAAATGAGCTAATTGGAATTATATCTGAAGGGGATTGTATTAAACAAATCAGTGAGAGTAGATATTATAACTCGCCAGCACAAAATAATAGTGTTGAACGACACATGGTAAAAAATGTAGAAACCATTGATGGCAACTTAAATATTTTTGACGCAGCAAATAAATTTTTAGAGTCTAAGCGTAGACGTTTTCCTATAGTAGAAGATGGAAAATTAGTGGGTCAAATCAGTCAGAAAGATATTTTAAAAGCAACAATAGATTTAAAAAGTCAGAATTGGAAGTAA
- a CDS encoding TfoX/Sxy family protein — protein MAYNDYLAERVRHRLNKVNTIEEKKMMGGLIFMVNNKMCIGIDINKATNQDRLMVRVGKAAHDLLIFKKGSTVMDFTGKVMRGFLFITPDGFDSDKDLDFWIEKALDFNRKL, from the coding sequence ATGGCTTATAACGACTATTTAGCAGAGCGTGTTAGACATAGACTTAATAAAGTAAATACTATTGAAGAGAAAAAAATGATGGGTGGATTAATCTTTATGGTTAATAATAAAATGTGTATTGGAATAGATATTAATAAAGCAACTAACCAAGATAGATTAATGGTAAGAGTGGGCAAAGCAGCTCATGACCTACTTATTTTTAAAAAAGGAAGTACAGTTATGGACTTTACGGGAAAAGTCATGAGAGGCTTTTTATTTATTACACCAGATGGGTTTGATTCTGATAAAGATTTGGATTTTTGGATAGAAAAAGCTTTAGACTTTAATAGAAAGTTATAA
- a CDS encoding NAD-dependent epimerase/dehydratase family protein, whose translation MSEKILIIGAAGQIGSELTYKLRSIHGDSNVIASDLNYNNLELVNSGTFEIIDAMDYASIKICCEKHNIDTIYLMAAILSATGEKYPMKAWDLNMQSLFHVLNLAKAKAIKKVFWPSSIAVFGPTTPKESTPQHTIMEPTTVYGITKQVGERWCQYYHEKYDVDVRSLRYPGIISWKTLPGGGTTDYAVEIYHEALKHKKYTCFLSENTALPMMYMEDAINATVKLMSADADKIKIRSSYNLSGISFTPKEVAASIKKQIPDFEITYNPDFRQHIADSWPSSINDNEARQDWNWKHQFDLDQITKDMLKNLSTK comes from the coding sequence ATGAGCGAAAAAATATTAATTATTGGTGCTGCAGGTCAAATAGGTTCTGAATTAACCTACAAGTTAAGATCAATCCACGGAGACTCTAATGTCATAGCTAGTGATTTAAATTACAATAATTTAGAATTAGTAAATTCTGGTACGTTTGAAATTATTGATGCAATGGATTATGCGTCCATCAAGATATGTTGCGAAAAGCATAATATTGATACTATTTATTTAATGGCTGCCATATTAAGTGCAACTGGAGAAAAATATCCAATGAAAGCTTGGGATTTAAACATGCAGTCTTTATTTCATGTTTTAAATTTAGCTAAAGCTAAAGCTATAAAAAAAGTATTCTGGCCATCAAGTATTGCAGTTTTTGGACCTACAACTCCTAAAGAAAGCACACCTCAACACACCATAATGGAACCAACTACAGTGTACGGAATTACAAAACAAGTTGGTGAGCGATGGTGCCAATATTATCATGAAAAATATGATGTAGATGTTAGAAGTCTACGTTATCCAGGAATAATCAGCTGGAAAACATTACCAGGTGGTGGAACTACAGATTATGCAGTAGAAATCTACCACGAAGCCTTAAAACATAAAAAATACACGTGTTTTTTAAGTGAAAACACTGCACTTCCAATGATGTATATGGAAGACGCTATTAATGCGACTGTAAAATTAATGTCTGCTGATGCAGATAAAATAAAGATAAGATCGTCTTATAATTTATCAGGAATTAGCTTTACACCAAAAGAAGTAGCAGCTTCAATCAAAAAGCAAATTCCAGATTTTGAAATCACCTATAATCCAGATTTTAGACAACACATTGCCGATTCTTGGCCAAGTAGTATTAATGATAATGAAGCTAGACAAGATTGGAATTGGAAGCACCAATTTGATTTAGATCAAATTACAAAGGATATGCTTAAAAATTTAAGCACTAAATGA
- a CDS encoding M13 family metallopeptidase translates to MKLNLKKTTVIGIVGCLTILGCKDDKPAKSTAQLEVVPGINLDYMDKTTEPKDDFFRYVNGKWIDTNEIPDDQSTWGSFQELRKKTDADALGILKAAMSDNKDLENIQVLPGSDQEKAVHYYQTIMDTVGRNKLGIDPVKPYLAKIEAIENLDDLQAYMIEMEPKGGGGLYGFGVGADPKDSNRNVAYLGGGSTGLPDRDYYVKDDADSKEKRAKYVAFITSMLQRLGDSEAEAKAQAEQILAFETRLEEAKMDKVDRRDARKRYNPRSIEDVQKMVPAINWRNYLSGIGVKKLDTVIIGDLGYFKRLQDVLADGNVDDWKAYLKWNTFNGAARYLSTDIETANWEFYGKELNGAKAQRPRDERALGSLNRTIGEALGKLYVDKKFPPEAKIKAEKMIKNVILAFENRINKLDWMSPETKQKAIEKLRATKVKIAYPDKWKDYSELEIASVEDGGSYLQNALNAQAWNFKDDIDKLGKPVDKSEWYMAPQIVNAYFNPAYNEIVFPAAILQPPFYNFNADDAVNYGGIGAVIGHEISHSFDDSGARYDKDGNLNNWWTDEDLKQFEALGAALADQYSAIEVLPETNINGKFTLGENIGDLGGVLAAYDALQLSFEENGRPENIDGFTPEQRFFMSWATVWRTKMRDDALKTRIKTDPHSPGMTRAVQPLLNIDAFYEAFDIKEGDKMYIAPEDRVRIW, encoded by the coding sequence ATGAAACTCAACTTAAAAAAAACAACTGTAATTGGTATAGTTGGATGCTTGACTATTCTTGGATGTAAAGATGACAAGCCAGCCAAATCAACTGCACAATTAGAAGTAGTTCCAGGAATCAATCTTGATTATATGGATAAAACTACTGAGCCAAAAGACGATTTCTTTAGATATGTCAATGGTAAATGGATAGATACTAACGAGATTCCAGATGACCAGTCCACTTGGGGAAGTTTCCAAGAATTACGTAAAAAAACTGATGCAGATGCTTTAGGAATTTTAAAAGCTGCCATGTCAGACAATAAAGATCTTGAAAACATTCAAGTACTTCCAGGTTCTGATCAAGAAAAAGCGGTCCACTATTACCAAACTATTATGGACACTGTTGGACGTAATAAATTAGGTATAGACCCTGTTAAACCGTATCTAGCAAAAATAGAAGCAATAGAAAACTTAGACGACTTACAAGCTTATATGATAGAAATGGAGCCAAAAGGTGGTGGAGGTTTATATGGTTTTGGAGTTGGAGCAGACCCGAAGGACAGTAACCGTAATGTTGCTTACTTAGGAGGTGGAAGTACAGGTTTACCTGACAGAGATTACTATGTAAAAGATGATGCAGATTCTAAAGAAAAAAGAGCAAAATATGTAGCTTTCATTACATCAATGCTTCAGCGTTTGGGTGATAGTGAAGCAGAAGCTAAAGCACAAGCAGAACAAATTTTAGCGTTCGAAACTAGATTAGAAGAGGCGAAAATGGACAAAGTAGACCGTCGTGACGCACGTAAACGTTACAATCCTAGATCCATTGAAGATGTTCAAAAAATGGTGCCAGCTATTAATTGGAGAAACTACTTATCTGGGATTGGTGTCAAAAAACTAGATACTGTAATAATTGGTGATTTAGGTTACTTCAAAAGATTACAAGACGTTTTAGCAGATGGAAATGTAGATGATTGGAAAGCGTATTTAAAATGGAATACTTTTAATGGCGCTGCAAGGTATTTAAGCACAGATATCGAAACTGCAAACTGGGAGTTTTACGGTAAAGAACTTAATGGGGCTAAAGCACAACGTCCAAGAGACGAGCGTGCTTTAGGATCTTTAAATAGAACCATTGGTGAAGCGTTAGGTAAATTATATGTAGATAAAAAGTTTCCACCAGAAGCTAAGATAAAAGCTGAAAAAATGATTAAAAATGTCATTTTAGCTTTCGAAAACAGAATTAATAAACTGGATTGGATGAGTCCAGAAACTAAACAAAAAGCTATTGAAAAATTAAGAGCGACCAAAGTAAAAATAGCTTATCCAGATAAGTGGAAAGATTATTCCGAATTAGAAATAGCTAGTGTTGAAGATGGAGGGTCTTATTTACAAAATGCTTTAAATGCTCAAGCATGGAATTTTAAAGACGATATTGATAAGTTAGGAAAACCAGTAGACAAGTCAGAATGGTACATGGCTCCACAAATTGTGAATGCTTACTTTAACCCAGCTTATAACGAAATTGTTTTCCCAGCAGCTATTTTACAACCACCATTCTATAATTTTAATGCAGATGATGCTGTAAATTATGGAGGAATAGGAGCTGTTATTGGACATGAGATTTCTCACAGTTTTGACGATTCTGGTGCACGATATGACAAAGATGGTAACTTAAACAACTGGTGGACAGACGAAGATTTAAAACAATTTGAAGCTTTAGGTGCTGCGTTAGCTGACCAATATTCTGCAATTGAAGTTTTACCAGAAACTAATATCAATGGTAAATTTACCTTAGGAGAAAACATTGGAGATTTAGGAGGTGTTTTAGCAGCTTATGATGCGTTGCAATTAAGCTTTGAAGAAAACGGTAGACCAGAAAATATTGATGGTTTTACACCAGAGCAACGCTTTTTTATGAGTTGGGCAACGGTATGGAGAACAAAAATGCGTGATGATGCTTTAAAAACTAGAATTAAAACGGATCCACATTCTCCAGGAATGACAAGAGCGGTACAACCTTTATTAAATATTGATGCGTTCTACGAAGCGTTTGATATTAAAGAAGGAGACAAAATGTATATTGCTCCAGAAGATAGAGTTAGAATTTGGTAA
- a CDS encoding M28 family peptidase — translation MLKKAIAILTLCLSIYLSFNALLPNKISDLETPLEQFSTDRALLQLAEISKKPHYTGSEENTRVRHYIISELEKLGLKTQIQEGYTISKWGNIAKPINILARIKGTANTKALMLLTHYDSNPHSAIGASDAGSGVVTILEGLRAFLAAGHPPKNDIIIGITDAEELGLNGADLFVNKHEWSKDVGLVLNFEARGSGGPSYMLIETNGGNANLMKEFVAANPQFPVANSLAYSIYKMLPNDTDLTVFRRDGDIEGFNFAFIDDHFDYHTVMDNYARLDRNTLEHQGSYIMPLLHHFSQANLANIKSTEDYIYFNIPIFKTVIYPFGWVLPMLLIAIFIFIGLLVYGFRNKILNFKAIGNGFVAFIFSLLSCGLLGFFGWEFLNILYPKYGEMLHGFTYNGHTYIWLFALLSLGLSFLLYSKVYKANNTASLLVAPLTFWLIICTVIALQLKGASFFIIPVYFGLIALFVLLRQKQPNLILMAVLCIPALFILSPLVKMFPVGLGLKLLVVSTVFVVLIFGLCLPVLGFLKHKRRWSYLFFFLGIIAFFIAHLHSDFKPDTPKPNSLVYTLNADKNSALWATYDNVLDTYTKNFLGESPSEASALNKNTFGSKYASGFTYASNAPIKDIPLPKIEISNDTIIGETRHFNICVIPQREVQRIEVFSDSTNHFKSFKINGVDAYRKKGDSLVFVNRWKNRLFSFFVSKNDLLDLQISVPKNQKTSLQLFEASFDLLDNKLFSIPPRERHMIPKPFVLNDAVLVNKTIIIE, via the coding sequence ATGTTAAAAAAAGCAATTGCTATCCTTACGCTGTGTCTTTCTATATACTTAAGTTTTAATGCTTTATTACCTAACAAAATTTCAGATTTAGAGACGCCTTTAGAGCAATTTTCCACAGATCGTGCTTTACTACAACTTGCTGAAATTTCAAAAAAACCACATTATACTGGTAGCGAAGAAAACACAAGGGTTAGACATTATATCATTTCAGAATTAGAAAAACTTGGGCTTAAAACACAAATTCAGGAAGGATATACTATTAGTAAATGGGGAAATATAGCTAAACCTATTAATATTTTGGCTAGAATTAAAGGGACTGCAAACACCAAAGCATTAATGCTTTTAACGCATTATGATAGTAATCCGCATAGCGCAATTGGTGCAAGTGATGCAGGTTCTGGAGTGGTTACTATTTTGGAAGGATTACGTGCTTTTCTAGCAGCTGGTCATCCACCAAAAAACGACATTATTATTGGTATTACAGATGCTGAAGAATTAGGATTAAATGGTGCGGATCTATTTGTCAATAAACACGAATGGTCAAAAGATGTAGGATTGGTCTTAAATTTTGAAGCACGAGGTAGTGGTGGACCAAGTTATATGCTTATTGAAACAAATGGTGGTAATGCTAATTTAATGAAAGAGTTTGTGGCTGCTAATCCGCAATTTCCAGTTGCTAATTCGTTAGCTTATAGTATCTATAAAATGCTTCCAAATGATACTGATTTAACGGTCTTTAGACGCGATGGAGATATTGAAGGCTTCAATTTTGCATTTATAGATGACCATTTTGATTACCATACTGTGATGGATAATTATGCTCGACTAGACAGAAATACTTTAGAGCATCAAGGCAGTTATATTATGCCATTATTACATCATTTTAGTCAAGCTAATTTAGCTAATATTAAAAGTACAGAAGATTATATTTATTTTAATATTCCGATTTTTAAAACTGTTATTTATCCTTTTGGTTGGGTACTTCCTATGCTACTAATTGCCATATTTATATTTATTGGATTACTTGTTTATGGATTTAGAAATAAAATCTTAAACTTTAAAGCTATTGGTAACGGGTTTGTAGCTTTTATTTTTAGCTTATTAAGTTGCGGACTATTAGGCTTTTTTGGATGGGAATTTTTAAACATTTTGTATCCAAAATATGGTGAGATGCTTCATGGATTTACCTATAATGGTCATACTTATATTTGGTTATTTGCATTACTAAGTTTAGGTCTTAGTTTTTTATTATACAGTAAAGTATATAAAGCAAATAATACTGCTAGTTTACTGGTGGCTCCTCTAACCTTTTGGTTAATTATTTGTACAGTAATTGCTTTACAATTAAAAGGCGCTAGCTTTTTTATTATACCTGTTTATTTCGGGCTTATTGCATTATTTGTCTTGCTAAGACAGAAGCAACCTAACTTAATTTTAATGGCTGTTTTATGCATTCCTGCGTTATTTATTTTGTCACCTTTAGTCAAAATGTTTCCTGTTGGATTGGGACTAAAATTACTAGTTGTAAGTACTGTTTTTGTGGTGTTGATTTTTGGATTATGTTTACCTGTCTTAGGGTTTTTAAAACATAAAAGACGCTGGAGTTATTTGTTTTTTTTCTTAGGAATTATTGCCTTTTTTATAGCACATTTACATTCTGATTTTAAACCAGACACACCAAAACCTAACAGTTTAGTCTATACTTTAAACGCAGATAAAAACTCAGCGCTTTGGGCAACCTACGATAATGTATTAGATACTTACACTAAAAACTTTCTAGGAGAATCGCCAAGCGAAGCTTCAGCATTAAACAAAAATACTTTTGGTAGTAAATATGCTTCAGGATTTACTTATGCTTCTAATGCACCTATAAAGGATATTCCATTACCAAAAATTGAAATTTCTAATGACACTATTATTGGAGAGACCAGACATTTTAATATTTGTGTGATACCTCAACGTGAGGTACAACGCATAGAAGTGTTTTCGGACTCGACAAACCACTTCAAATCATTTAAAATTAATGGTGTTGACGCCTACCGTAAAAAAGGAGACAGTCTCGTGTTTGTAAATCGTTGGAAAAACAGATTATTTAGTTTTTTTGTTAGTAAAAACGACCTGTTAGACCTTCAAATTAGTGTACCAAAAAACCAAAAAACAAGTCTACAACTATTTGAAGCTTCGTTTGATTTACTAGACAATAAACTGTTTAGCATTCCTCCTAGAGAAAGACATATGATACCTAAACCGTTTGTTTTAAATGATGCAGTTTTGGTTAATAAAACTATTATTATTGAATAA
- a CDS encoding T9SS type A sorting domain-containing protein, whose product MKKILLLVFVLFSTLALAQFNQDAPWMKQLNLESRTTSNPVKFQDIVNAFNTYWETKDPNVKGSGYKPFKRWEAYWSNFVNQDGTLPTALELWNTYLEVVDKKTNSRSSNSMIDESNWIPVGPFTHSNTGSWSSGQGRVNVVVQDPNNASTIYAGAPAGGLWKSTDSGANWITTTDNLPQIGVSGIAIDNNNSNTIYIATGDDDAGDSYSVGVMKSTDGGVTWNTTGLNPNNSPDSMNDIYIHPTNSNILWVATNNGVYKTSNAGVNWSNQNVSGGSNGTVGLNIRDIKIKPNNPNTLYAVSSNRFYRSTNGGESFTLAGTGLPTSGISRYVIDVTPANPNVVYVLASNNSYGFAGVFKSTNSGLTFTQVASLANNGDIFESTQSWYDLAFAVSDTNENEIYTGVLNIWKGTVSGNQSIFTKLNSWSAPFSSSYSHADIHYLRFFNGELYAGTDGGFYKSSNGGTSFTDLTAGMQISQFYRISVSKQTSNKMVGGLQDNGGHGYSNGQWQNYYGADGMDTAIDPANSNAYYGFIQNGGGLYYSSTAGASSSASISQPSGESGNWITPLIMNSNSELYAGYSRLYKLQNNSWSPVSSSFGTNIDVLEIDEINPNNIYVATNSNLRKSTNGGTSFTITESFTYSNGNGSNITSIEVNNTNNNIIYVTTAGLSGSVYKSVDGGITFTNISSGLPSVTKNSIKHQALHSKNPLYLGTSLGVYRYDDDTLTWELFNNGLPNVSVRDVEINLFDDKITAATYGRGIWQSEIPTELEPSDVRLLAVNGISNAIDCNTNISALIDIENNGVNTITSVDFTYLIDGVPNTFTWTGNLVSEAITTVTLPQFSLPKGQHTFEVSSTIANDAYSFNNSSEPKTIYANESGTEDVVNTFETPQEELLVLDESASSQYWQRGIPTGAVLNNPNNNLSNQVYGTNLAGDHANNTKSYLISQCFDLSTLANPELKFDMAFELEQDWDIVYMEYSIDQGVSWSILGSTTDANWYNSDTTQGENNTCYNCPGAQWTGKDPQYANLTEYSYDLTPLNSETSIMFRFVFHSDQSVVEEGVIVDNLVVASNPVLSVEDFNTNSFSVYPNPSKGVFNIKTNRNQTFNLSVYDITGKIIYTQLDVKTTNTIYQLDLSNYSTGVYFLNLESSSNKIAKKLIVK is encoded by the coding sequence ATGAAAAAAATACTTCTTTTAGTTTTTGTACTGTTTAGTACATTAGCTTTAGCTCAGTTCAATCAAGACGCACCTTGGATGAAGCAATTAAATCTAGAATCAAGAACAACTTCAAATCCTGTTAAATTTCAAGACATAGTCAATGCATTTAATACCTATTGGGAAACTAAAGATCCTAATGTAAAAGGTAGTGGATATAAACCGTTTAAAAGATGGGAAGCCTATTGGTCCAATTTTGTGAATCAAGACGGAACACTTCCAACCGCATTAGAGTTGTGGAACACATACCTAGAAGTAGTTGATAAAAAAACTAATTCTAGAAGTAGTAATAGTATGATTGATGAAAGTAATTGGATTCCAGTTGGACCTTTTACACATAGTAATACAGGGTCATGGTCTTCTGGTCAAGGTCGAGTAAATGTTGTTGTTCAAGACCCTAATAACGCTTCAACCATTTATGCTGGTGCTCCAGCTGGTGGATTGTGGAAGTCAACAGACTCTGGAGCTAATTGGATAACCACTACAGATAACTTACCTCAAATAGGTGTATCTGGAATAGCAATAGACAACAACAACTCAAATACAATATACATTGCAACTGGTGATGATGATGCTGGAGACTCTTACAGTGTTGGAGTTATGAAGTCTACAGATGGTGGTGTAACTTGGAATACGACTGGTCTAAATCCGAATAATTCGCCAGATTCAATGAATGATATTTACATCCATCCTACTAACTCAAATATATTATGGGTTGCGACAAACAATGGTGTATATAAAACCTCTAATGCTGGTGTAAATTGGTCTAATCAAAACGTTTCAGGCGGATCAAATGGTACAGTAGGGTTAAACATTAGAGATATAAAAATTAAACCCAATAATCCTAATACATTATATGCTGTTTCAAGTAATCGCTTTTACAGATCTACTAATGGTGGAGAATCTTTCACGTTAGCAGGAACAGGATTACCTACAAGCGGAATATCTAGATATGTCATTGATGTTACACCAGCTAATCCTAATGTAGTTTATGTTTTAGCTTCTAATAATTCTTATGGATTTGCAGGTGTTTTTAAATCTACAAATTCAGGTTTAACATTTACACAAGTAGCGTCTTTAGCTAATAATGGTGATATTTTCGAGTCTACCCAGTCATGGTATGATCTAGCTTTTGCAGTATCAGATACTAATGAAAACGAAATATACACAGGTGTATTAAACATTTGGAAGGGTACTGTTAGTGGAAATCAATCAATATTTACAAAATTAAATAGTTGGAGTGCTCCATTTTCTTCGTCTTATTCTCATGCAGATATTCATTATTTAAGATTTTTTAATGGCGAATTATATGCAGGAACAGATGGAGGATTTTATAAATCTTCAAATGGAGGAACCAGCTTTACAGATTTGACAGCAGGTATGCAAATTAGCCAATTTTATCGTATATCTGTATCCAAACAAACATCTAACAAAATGGTTGGTGGTCTACAAGATAATGGTGGACACGGTTACAGCAATGGACAGTGGCAAAATTATTATGGAGCAGATGGTATGGATACTGCAATAGATCCTGCTAACTCAAATGCCTATTACGGATTTATTCAAAATGGTGGAGGATTATATTATTCTAGCACTGCAGGTGCTAGTTCTTCTGCGAGTATTAGTCAACCTTCTGGAGAGAGTGGTAATTGGATTACTCCACTAATCATGAATAGCAACAGTGAACTTTACGCAGGTTATTCAAGATTATATAAACTACAAAATAATAGTTGGTCACCAGTATCATCCTCTTTTGGGACTAATATTGATGTTCTAGAAATTGATGAAATCAATCCTAATAATATTTATGTTGCTACAAATTCTAATTTAAGAAAAAGTACTAATGGCGGAACGTCTTTTACAATCACTGAATCGTTTACTTATTCTAATGGAAATGGCTCTAATATAACTTCTATAGAAGTAAATAATACTAATAATAATATAATTTATGTGACTACAGCTGGATTGAGTGGAAGTGTTTACAAATCTGTAGATGGTGGAATTACTTTTACTAACATTTCAAGTGGTTTACCAAGTGTAACTAAAAATAGCATTAAGCATCAAGCACTACACTCTAAAAACCCTTTATATTTAGGAACTAGTCTAGGAGTATATAGATATGATGATGATACCCTTACTTGGGAATTATTTAATAACGGATTACCAAACGTATCGGTTAGAGATGTAGAAATTAATTTATTTGATGATAAAATTACTGCTGCAACGTATGGAAGAGGTATATGGCAATCAGAGATTCCGACTGAGCTAGAACCTTCTGATGTTAGACTACTTGCAGTCAACGGAATTAGTAATGCAATAGATTGCAACACGAATATTTCAGCACTAATAGATATTGAAAACAATGGAGTCAATACCATTACTTCAGTAGACTTCACTTATCTAATAGATGGTGTGCCAAACACTTTTACTTGGACTGGTAACTTGGTATCTGAAGCTATTACAACGGTTACTTTACCTCAATTTTCATTGCCTAAGGGACAACATACTTTTGAAGTTAGTTCTACGATTGCCAATGATGCTTATAGTTTTAATAATAGCTCAGAACCAAAAACAATATATGCAAACGAAAGTGGTACTGAAGATGTAGTTAATACCTTTGAAACACCTCAAGAAGAATTGTTGGTACTTGACGAAAGTGCGTCATCGCAATACTGGCAAAGAGGTATTCCAACAGGAGCAGTTTTAAATAACCCTAATAACAACTTGTCAAATCAAGTTTATGGGACTAATCTTGCTGGAGACCATGCCAATAACACAAAAAGTTATCTAATTTCTCAATGTTTTGATTTATCTACTTTAGCAAATCCAGAGCTAAAATTTGATATGGCATTTGAGCTTGAACAAGATTGGGATATTGTTTACATGGAATACTCAATAGATCAAGGTGTATCTTGGAGTATATTAGGATCTACAACAGATGCTAATTGGTATAATAGTGACACAACCCAAGGAGAAAACAACACCTGTTATAATTGTCCTGGAGCACAGTGGACAGGAAAAGATCCACAGTATGCTAATTTAACAGAGTATAGTTATGATTTAACTCCATTAAATTCAGAAACAAGTATCATGTTTAGATTTGTTTTTCATTCAGATCAATCTGTAGTAGAGGAAGGTGTTATTGTAGATAACCTAGTAGTTGCTAGCAACCCAGTGTTGAGTGTTGAAGATTTTAACACCAACAGTTTCTCAGTGTATCCTAATCCGTCTAAAGGCGTATTTAACATCAAGACTAACAGAAATCAAACATTCAACTTAAGTGTTTATGACATTACAGGAAAAATAATCTACACGCAATTAGATGTAAAAACAACTAATACAATTTATCAATTAGACCTAAGTAATTATTCTACAGGAGTTTACTTTCTAAATTTAGAATCTAGTAGCAATAAAATAGCTAAAAAGTTAATTGTTAAATAA
- a CDS encoding nuclear transport factor 2 family protein: protein MKYLKVCVIFIVVLFSCEKKEEKLDITTIKNNINTSLDDWHKAASNADFKAYFNLMTKDGVFLGTDATENWQLEDFKSFSKPYFDKGKAWSFTALERNIYVYHDQKIAWFDELLDTQMEICRGSGVIKKVDGDWKVKHYVLSIAIPNDNVKEVVSLKKKNDSILKSKMLKH from the coding sequence ATGAAATATCTAAAAGTATGTGTTATTTTCATTGTGGTTCTTTTTTCTTGTGAAAAAAAAGAAGAGAAATTAGACATTACAACTATTAAAAACAACATAAATACAAGTCTAGACGATTGGCACAAGGCTGCATCAAATGCCGATTTTAAAGCCTACTTTAACTTGATGACAAAAGATGGTGTTTTTTTAGGTACAGATGCTACCGAAAATTGGCAGTTAGAAGACTTCAAGTCCTTTTCAAAACCTTATTTTGACAAAGGGAAAGCGTGGAGTTTTACAGCTTTAGAGCGCAATATTTATGTGTACCATGACCAGAAAATAGCATGGTTTGATGAGTTGTTGGATACGCAAATGGAAATTTGTAGAGGCTCTGGAGTTATTAAAAAAGTTGATGGAGACTGGAAGGTTAAACATTATGTGTTATCCATAGCAATACCTAATGATAATGTAAAAGAGGTTGTAAGCTTAAAGAAAAAAAACGACAGTATATTAAAATCAAAAATGTTAAAGCACTAA